GGCCGCGGCCTGCTGGAGCGGGAAGGCCATGTGAGCTACGCCGTGGACCGCCCCGCCTGCTACCGGGCCCATGGTCTGGAGCTGGGCCCCACGGGGACCCGCTTCACCCTCCATTCGGCCAAGGGAAGCTGGGAAGTCCACAGCCCCCTGCTGGGCCGCTTCAATGTCTACAACCTGCTGGCGGCCCTGGCCGCCTGCGCTGAGGCTGGCTTCGATCTGGATCGGCTGGTGCCGGCCGTGCCCAAGGTGACTGGCGCCCCGGGCCGGCTGGAGCGGGTGGACTGCGGTCAGCCCTTTGGCGTGATGGTGGATTACGCCCATACGCCAGATGCCCTGGAGAAGCTGCTGGCCGAAGGCCGGCGCCTGCTGCCGCCGGGGGGCCGCCTGCATGTGCTCTTCGGCTGCGGCGGCGACCGCGACCGGGCCAAGCGCCCCCTCATGGCGGCAGCCGTGGCGGCCGGGGCCGATGTGCTCTGGCACACCAGCGACAACCCCCGCACCGAGGACCCGGAGCGCATCCTGGACGATGCCGCCCCCGGGATTCCCGAAGCCATCCGTGCCGACGGCGCCCGGTACCACCGCCGCGCCGATCGCCGCGAATCCGTGCGTCGCGCCCTGATGGACTGCCGGCCCGGCGACCTGCTGTTGCTGGCGGGGAAGGGCCACGAACCCTACCAGGAAATCGGTGGCGTGAAATACCCCTACAGCGACCGCAGCGCCGTGGAAGCCGTGCTCGGGGAGTCGAAGTGACGCGGCTGCTCCAGGTCACGGGTCCGGACGATCCCGCGATCCGCGAAGCGGCCGCGATCCTGGCCTCCGGCGGCCTGGTGGCCTTCCCCACGGAGACCGTCTATGGTCTGGGTGCGGACGGGCTCAATCCCGAGGCTGTGGCGCGCATCTACGCCGCGAAGGGCCGCCCCGCCACGAACCCCGTCATCCTGCATGTGGCCGATGCCGGTGCGGCCCGGGCGCTGGTGTCCCGATGGCCCGCCGAGGCCCAGGCCCTGGTCGAGCGGTTCTGGCCGGGCCCGCTGACCCTGGTGCTGCCGGCCTCGGAGACGGTGCCCGCCATCGTCCGCGCGGGGGGCCCTTCGGTGGCGCTGCGCTGCCCGGCGCATCCGGTGGCGCTGGCTCTGATCCGTGCCGCGGGCCGGCCCCTGGCGGCACCCAGCGCCAACCGCAGCCAGCACCTCTCTCCCACCCGCGCCGAGCATGTGGCTTCCAGCCTGGGGGAGGCGGTGGATCTCATCCTTGATGGGGGGGCGACGGCAGCCGGTCTCGAATCCACCATCCTCGATCTCAGCGGAGAGGCTCCCCGGATCCTGCGGCCCGGGCCCATCCAGCCTGCTGAATTGGCCGCCCTCATCGGCCCAGTGGACCTGTGGGCGGGTGCGGTGAAGGCTGGGGTGCGCCAAGCCGCCCCCGGCATGGCGGAGCGCCATTACGCGCCCCGGGCCCGGCTGGAGCTGGTGGCGCCAGGATCGGGTCTGGCGGCTGCTTCCGGGCGCGTGGCCTATGTGGCCCTGGGGGTCCTGCCGCACCTGCCCGGCGGGGTCCGCGGCGTCCTCCTTCCGTTGGACGCGGAGGCCGTGGGGACTCGGCTGTACGCCCTCCTGCACGAGCTGGATGATGCGGGATTCGAGCGCATCCTCATGGAACGGCCACCGGAGACGGAGGCTTGGCTGGCGGTGCGGGACCGGCTACGCCGTGCATCCGCCAAGGAGCCGGCATGAGCACGAAGCAGGAGCGGAGTGCCACTTTGGCGCAGCCGAAGCCCTCCCCCCTATCGCACCTGGCATCAAGCCAGGTGCTCCTGCTCGGCCTTGCCTCGCTGAGGCGGGTCCCTGGGTGCGGCACAGGGAGGCTCCGCCTCCGCAAGCGAAGCGCGCCGGAG
The window above is part of the Geothrix sp. genome. Proteins encoded here:
- a CDS encoding UDP-N-acetylmuramoyl-L-alanyl-D-glutamate--2,6-diaminopimelate ligase, translating into MKLDALIDGIALRRSGPEVEVVDLTSDSREVRSGWAFLALKGEQADGAAFVPQALTQGASAVVSAMGVAVPETVASCTFTGDPRLQMADLARRLHGLPDERLALIGVTGTNGKTTTTTLIRQLLRGAGIGCGLVGTVLNAAGDREEEAVRTTPESPAFYRWLHRSVEAGDRASAVEVSSHALCLGRVHGARFKVGVFTNLTQDHLDYHGTLEAYFEAKHRLVAQSGRFLVNADDAWGRGLLEREGHVSYAVDRPACYRAHGLELGPTGTRFTLHSAKGSWEVHSPLLGRFNVYNLLAALAACAEAGFDLDRLVPAVPKVTGAPGRLERVDCGQPFGVMVDYAHTPDALEKLLAEGRRLLPPGGRLHVLFGCGGDRDRAKRPLMAAAVAAGADVLWHTSDNPRTEDPERILDDAAPGIPEAIRADGARYHRRADRRESVRRALMDCRPGDLLLLAGKGHEPYQEIGGVKYPYSDRSAVEAVLGESK
- a CDS encoding L-threonylcarbamoyladenylate synthase, with the translated sequence MTRLLQVTGPDDPAIREAAAILASGGLVAFPTETVYGLGADGLNPEAVARIYAAKGRPATNPVILHVADAGAARALVSRWPAEAQALVERFWPGPLTLVLPASETVPAIVRAGGPSVALRCPAHPVALALIRAAGRPLAAPSANRSQHLSPTRAEHVASSLGEAVDLILDGGATAAGLESTILDLSGEAPRILRPGPIQPAELAALIGPVDLWAGAVKAGVRQAAPGMAERHYAPRARLELVAPGSGLAAASGRVAYVALGVLPHLPGGVRGVLLPLDAEAVGTRLYALLHELDDAGFERILMERPPETEAWLAVRDRLRRASAKEPA